The Neodiprion lecontei isolate iyNeoLeco1 chromosome 2, iyNeoLeco1.1, whole genome shotgun sequence genome segment TctcagatttttaaatcttcgaataaaaatgttattgaGATGCACTAACATAACTACGTGATTTTCGACGCGCGACGTTTTGCTGTTGCGTCGTGCCCATTTTCATGAGCGTCTTTCAGCTGCCAACGTCTTACGATTATAGAGATCAGTGTGCCGTGTCAAGTTGTCGTCGCGTCAATTTGACGTCCGCGAAAATCCGGCCTGACGCTGCACGATCCTAGGAAACAAAACTCGACCGATAAGATGTTTAAAGAGTCGCCGTAGCAAACAGTGTCAGGCGTAGACTAAATTCTCTGACGACTTTTTGCCGCATAGAATTTGCGTAAAAATaggtgaaaatcaaaaaaaaatctcagacCTTCTTTTCACAATGTTTGATCACAGATTCGAAAATCATATAAGTTATCGTTAACATGTCTGTACATCCCGCTATACCATGTATGTAGATTTGCAGATACTGCTATTTGGATGTGTAGCTTTCATAATAGTCTCTTGCGAATTATGCATAGCCTGGTGACTTTTCGCAATCTCGCCGTGTCGACGACATTTGTTGTTACTAATCCTTACGATCCAGCTACGCGACATTTATGCGTGCAGCTAATGGTGCAGGAAACATGTTTGTCGGGTTGCCTTTACACGCCGCGTCAGGCGTTAATTTGAATCTCGGAAACCACTCAACTCAGACAACTGCGAACCGAACGATTATAACTGTGGAACGGTTGTCAGTTGCATCGTTCAACATTCGAAATTAGTCTAATCAATCGCACATTAAATTTTGTCATTGTCTTTGTTCAATTCTATTCTTAATTGCAGAATATTGTTACCCTGTACGCTCTTGTGCTGAGCATTTGAATGATACAAGTTTCAGGTAACCCTTATTTGCATAACATAACTGTTTATTACCCATTTTCTTCTCATGGATTATTACACTGGGAACAAAATATCCTTttaaatcataatatataattttctttcgtatttataataccaggtataatatatattgaccaatgaatttttcattgatcCCGTGCAtgtagaaataattaatttagcGTGTAAAATACTATTGTCTATCCCGCAGTACTATTATAAGGTTGAATACGGTTGTAAAGTTTAAAATTCGATATGTAGCCAAAAAGACTGTATTTGTCTATTGAGCAAAGTTCATCAAATTTTGCCTGTACCGTTTCTGATTTTACTTACAATTAACCGATATTGCCGAATCTCTAATGATCTCACTTTATACTTTGTATATTGTCTACAATTTAAttaagtataatatttttatacaaatcaATGGTGAGTGAACATTAGCTCCCGTTTAGTATGAAAGTGTATAAATTCGtgtaaaaatcaataaacgattagaaattttcactctaTAAAATAGTACGATTGATTGCATAATATTTAGTACGTGTGTATGCATGTTGCATTTAAAACTTTATCAATATATCTCAAACCTAGCCTAGCAGTCGTTAGTGAGCTATACAAGACGTACGtgaaaataatagtaataattcaTCTCTCAGAAATCTTGTACTCGAACGTGTGAGAAAATTTGTGTTACTTTTTCCTCCCCACTGTTCAACTTATCTCTTGCTCTTACTTATCGCCATTGAAATCGAAAACCGTATTCTTCCCTATTATCTCATGGATCAGGTATCTACTTTCGATTGATCTCTTTGAACTAAGGtatacaaatattataaattattcagaACCAGCCATCAAATGGAATTGcattaatcggaaaaaattaaatatcaagATCAAAAATTAAATCGTTCTTAAAGACTTCTGTAACAGCGTTTGTACCattttcattatcatcattCCAATGATTTTTCTCTGTACTCTCATCGTTTCGTTTACTGGAATGAGAgttgtgatttttttgattttctataTCGATGTGCTCAGATTTTTTGTGTACCATCGATTTATCGTAATTTAATATTGGCTTCACATTTTCATGGACGCTATTTTCCACCGGGGTATTTTTAGGGCTAATTTTGTACTTTTCCGCACGCTCCTCGCTCTCGGAGTTTTCACTTTCACTAGTTCTACGATCGTGCGCACGTTTCTTATTGCGTAATTTGCGCTGGTTCTTCTTACGCTGTCCTAGGATACTTGAGTTGgatctgtaaaaatttgtagGTTCCTGATTCACcaagatttatttattcaaagatATTGTGATGCTTCAGTGctataaaaaaagtttgatgGAACAAAGCCAAGAATACAAGTCCAAGGaaagggaagagaaaaaaaaagggacaaGAATACGTTAAAAGACTGGCAAAAGATTACCTGTATAACTGGCGAGCGACAACATCATTAAAACGAACTGTCTTCTTCAAACTCGAACTTCCAGACTCAGAATTTATTTCTGGAATTGAGTCGGAATGGAAGTCTATAGAAGAAGCAAGCATAGCGCTATCGTCTACGCTCGATTCGGAAACCGAACGTGTAAAGCCATAATTACGACGGGACTTTAGTATACCCTTGGACCTGCCCGCGGGACCAGGAATATTTCCTAATTCATCACCGCTACTTTCTGATATCGATCTATGATCGTCGTATCGTGAAGAGTCTGTATCTTCGCGCTCTGCCTCATCGTCTGAGTCCAACTGATTTGGCGTTATATTAATCACAATGTCATCGCCTTCTCCCATAACTTCAATCTTCTTATTTGTTTGCAGACAAGGCTGAATCTGAAGAGGAAAAGAATGTCAATTTCAATTCACAATTGTTCAGTTTCAGGCTATTATCAGGGAAGTCAAGCTTAATCCTTACTGGTATATGTAAGAAACTATTACTGCATTCAAGTTTGATAATAATCAAAGCATATCTTCTTGTACAATTTCAGTAATAATTTCGCAATGGCTTGTGCAAGATTGTTAGCTCAGGTAGATTGATAATGCAcaattataaaatgaaaaaatcaagaaaGAAATTCTTATTTTACAGAGAATTGAACATGACGTACTGGTGAGGGTGAATAGGACTTTGTATATACACGTCAAAAGGTATTTCAATCGATAAGATAAGTATTATCAGTGCTAGACTAATGCAACATTGGATTACCTCCATGTGCTGTTAAATACACATACGTGCTGTGTAAAATTGAGCgagataataaataatctaTTACGCGAAAAGACTGGGTCACGCCAAAATCAAAACAAACAATGCTATCCTCGTTTTTTGCAAGTATGTTGAATCAGACTGTAATACACGTGttacaaaatagaaaattctgaataataaacaacttgtaatgattgaaaaagtgTCAAGTAATACCTAGACCATTATTTCAAAATGTGTGCGAATAAAGCGTTTTAATAAAGTATGCCAAGCGTTGAATTAAATACGTTACGGACAGTGATAAATTTGATGTAAAGTAGCACGTGGCTCACCTAATTTACACAGACCGCTTTGACCGCAGAGGATCAAACCGGTTTTCGATAGGAAGAGAAAAGTATGATGAgcataataaataaatgttaccATAAGTTCATTGAGTTTATTTTGGAGGGAAACAGGGGCGAATAGTTCCCTGAGTTCCATAAACTCTTCGTCAATTCCAACGAAGTACTTGCTCACGTCTTCCCTGCAATCTTCCAAGGCAACGGTAATGACAACATTGTTATCCCAAGGCTCTATGACCAGTGATTCGGGACGAATAGATTCTCGCCCAGTCTTAAAGCACATAGAATAATAAACGGGAAAAAATCCAGCTCCGACCGAGGTGAGAAGCACATGAACGCCCGAATTCTCTTTCAGCATTTTATGCCGTATCGAATCAGGATCAACATTTTTGAGGTGGATAGTAAAAGCAAGAGTTTTATCATAACAATTACAGCTAAAGGCAGGAAGGGAATATTTGACATCAGGTTTCATGAACGCCGGCTCGTCAGGTACGCTTTTGTTACTAGTTCTTAGCGCGGTATCTTCCTCACATTCACCAAACGCACTTTCCCTGTCGATAACGGTAACCAGTGCCTTTTTCTCGGCTCCTTCATCATCGCCAGAGTCTGCCAAAGGGCTGCCATGATCACTGTCGACTCCACTGTCCTCCCTGTTGTCACAGAGCGGAACGACGCCCCTGAGAACAGGCAGAGTGACAGTGAGCTTCTTGTTTTTAGGGTCAAATTTTGCGCCGCCGTTGTCTGGATCGACACTGTACGGCAGGGGGAGTTGAAGCTGGTATTTAGCGGGTTTCTCGCTCTTCAGCATTACCAGCCGTTCTTGAACATCAAGGGTGGCGTCGCCGGCGCTTTTAAGAAGGGGGAGGTCGATTTCAACGACAAGTTTCTTGGGAATAGTTTTATGGAGTCTGGCATTTTTGTGATTATGAAAGTCTTGTATATCGACGCTGTCCTGATGCTTGACGACGAACTTTGGCGTGGTGTACGCGGGGCACTCGCTCTCCGTGCTCCTGCTCTCGTTGAAATATTTAGTCGAAGGCGACCGCCGCTCGGCCGGTTTGTCCATGGCTCGAAGCTGCTCCTCACGGCTCTCGTCGTAGCTGGTCATCAGCTTCTGGTAGATCTCCGGCTCAAGGTCAACGTCCGAGGGCACCGGCGGCCGCTCCGACTTCTTTCTGATCACCGTCGGCTGGCTGACACCCTTGAAGCTCATCTTGGGGAACTTGAGGTTGTTCCGGTCTAGCTTAACTTTAAAACTGCTCTCGACACCGTCCAACGCCGTCTGATTAACGGTCTCCCGGAACTTGGAATTCTTGCTGGCCAAGTGCAGGGTGTCCGGGTGGAACACCACGTCGAAGACGACGCACCGGGCGCTCTTCTTGTCGAGGTCATCGCGGGGGGGAGCCAAGGTGTGGGGAATGGACCACTGCAAACCCCGGCTACCACCCTCGCAGCTCGGCCGGCTCGAAGGCTTGCCGACACTCGAGCTTTGGCTTATGTTTACAAAGCACTTCCTGCTCCCGTCGACGCTTGTTTTTATTACGTAACCCGGCTCAGGGTTAACGAACGTCACGTCtacgcctctctctctctccagcTGCGCGATCTCCGACTGGTACAGTTTCTTGTTCTCGGGGTTCGTCACCTCCTCTGCGTAATCGAACAGGAGTTTCCGGAATTCCTCCTTCTTAAGACAGTCGGTTATCGTCTCTAGCTCTTCCTTCGTCACGTCCAAATCCTCCCAGTTCTTTTTTAATCGCGAGTTGTACACGGCCATCTTCCAGTAGATACTAGTGTTTGGGTTCGGTGCCTTTAATTAATTTAGCCACTGGTGCATAagcatatatctatatatataatagagAATACAACCCAGAAGTTTCCATCCAATCCTTGCGCAAATAACCACGTGGACCATACAGATGTGCGCAGCTCTGCCGGCCGGCTGGTGGAATTTATACGAACTAGCCGATGATTTTTAAACGCGAGCGGGACGCGAACGCGCCGCCGACATTTACGGCTCGATGCGCGGACAAATTCTCTCATACATCgcgattattttatttgcgGAATTGCGTCCGTCAACTTGCACCACTTTTCGCTGTCAGCGATTTTCCACAAAGAGCAACGTCGGCAGCTTATCGTCGCTCCTGTAGCTGACGAATGCGTTAtacggtataataatatacagtCGAGAACGAACAGGGTTATCTGGAATACCGATTCTACAATAGCTGTCTATAAAAGGAAACGAAGATTACAGTGAGAGAAATTTATAGTTCCGGTTGCAGCTcagtccttaattattttcactttttaccacaatcgaaaaatatagt includes the following:
- the LOC107219689 gene encoding protein kintoun, which codes for MAVYNSRLKKNWEDLDVTKEELETITDCLKKEEFRKLLFDYAEEVTNPENKKLYQSEIAQLERERGVDVTFVNPEPGYVIKTSVDGSRKCFVNISQSSSVGKPSSRPSCEGGSRGLQWSIPHTLAPPRDDLDKKSARCVVFDVVFHPDTLHLASKNSKFRETVNQTALDGVESSFKVKLDRNNLKFPKMSFKGVSQPTVIRKKSERPPVPSDVDLEPEIYQKLMTSYDESREEQLRAMDKPAERRSPSTKYFNESRSTESECPAYTTPKFVVKHQDSVDIQDFHNHKNARLHKTIPKKLVVEIDLPLLKSAGDATLDVQERLVMLKSEKPAKYQLQLPLPYSVDPDNGGAKFDPKNKKLTVTLPVLRGVVPLCDNREDSGVDSDHGSPLADSGDDEGAEKKALVTVIDRESAFGECEEDTALRTSNKSVPDEPAFMKPDVKYSLPAFSCNCYDKTLAFTIHLKNVDPDSIRHKMLKENSGVHVLLTSVGAGFFPVYYSMCFKTGRESIRPESLVIEPWDNNVVITVALEDCREDVSKYFVGIDEEFMELRELFAPVSLQNKLNELMIQPCLQTNKKIEVMGEGDDIVINITPNQLDSDDEAEREDTDSSRYDDHRSISESSGDELGNIPGPAGRSKGILKSRRNYGFTRSVSESSVDDSAMLASSIDFHSDSIPEINSESGSSSLKKTVRFNDVVARQLYRSNSSILGQRKKNQRKLRNKKRAHDRRTSESENSESEERAEKYKISPKNTPVENSVHENVKPILNYDKSMVHKKSEHIDIENQKNHNSHSSKRNDESTEKNHWNDDNENGTNAVTEVFKNDLIFDLDI